The stretch of DNA GCAGGTGAGATCGCAGCCGCTTTTATAAACGGAATACAGTCCCAACATGTAGGAACCTCTATCAAGCACTTTGCAGCAAACAACCAGGAATATCACCGCATGAGCAACTCTTCCGAGGCTGATGAGCGTACTTTACGTGAAATCTATTTCCCTGCATTCGAAACTGCAGTAAAAAAAGCTCAGCCATACACCTTCATGTGCTCCTACAACCAGATCAACGGCACTTTCGCATCTGAGAATAAATGGCTTCTCACAGATGTTCTCCGCAGCGATTGGGGCTTCAAGGGCTATGTGATGTCTGACTGGGGCGCAGTCAATGACCGCGTTAAAGGCCTTGAGGCAGGACTTGATCTGGAAATGCCCTCTTCCAATGGAGTCAACGATTCCCTTATCGTACAGGCAGTAAAAGACGGTTCCCTCAAGGAAAACATTCTTGACGAGGCTGTTGAACGTATTTTACGCATAATTTTTGAATATACAGACAACCGTGCACCGCAGGATTTCACTATGGAAAAAGACCATGAAGAAGCACGCCACATTGCGGAAGAATCTATGGTTCTTCTGAAAAACGATATGCAAATTCTCCCTCTGAAAGCATCCGAAAAAGTTGCTTTCATCGGTGGTTTTGCAAAGAAGCCTCGTTTCCAAGGTGGCGGAAGCTCTCATATCAACTGCTTCAAGATCACAAATGCACTGGATTCCGTTCCTTCCGATGCACAGGTTACTTATGCGGAAGGTTTTCCTGCAGACAAAGATCTCTACGATGACGCACTTGCAGCTGAAGCGATTAAAACTGCTGCCGCCGCTGACAAGGTTGTGATCTTCGCCGGACTTCCGGACAGCTTTGAATCTGAAGGATACGACCGTTCCCACATGAGGCTTCCTAAATGCCAGAACCGTCTCATTGCTGAGATCCTTAAAGTACAGCCGAATACCGTGATCGTCCTCCACAACGGTTCCCCCGTGGAGATGCCATGGCTCAATGATGTAAAAGGACTTCTGGAAGCATACCTCGGCGGTCAGGCAGGCGGTACCGCTGTCGCAAACATCCTTTACGGAAAAGTAAATCCAAGCGGCAAGCTTGCCGAGACAATGCCGCTCAAGCTCTCCGACAATCCATCTTACCTGAACTTTGGCGGTGGTGAAAAGGTTGAATACCGTGAAGGGGTATTCGTAGGCTATCGCTACTACGATACAAAAGAAATGGATGTAGCATATCCGTTTGGCTATGGACTCTCCTACACTACCTTTGCCTGCAGCAACCTGAAGATCTCCAATGAAAATCCTACAGACAAAGACACGATCACCATTTCGGTTGATGTAACAAATACAGGAAACGTGGCAGGAAAAGAAGTCGTACAGCTCTACGTCAAAGACTGTACCCATTCCGCGATCCGTCCGGAAAAAGAGCTCAAAGGCTTCGAAAAGGTTTTTCTGAACCCAGGCGAAACCAAAACAGTAACCATGGAACTGGACAAGAGAAGCTTCGCATGGTACAATACAGAACTTCATGACTGGTTCGCAGCCAGCGGCGAATATAAGCTCCTTGTCGGTACCTCTTCCAGAGATATCCATCTTGAAAGCAGGATCCATCTGAACAGCAGTCAGGAGCTTCCGATGCATGTTCATATGAACACTACCCTGGGCGAACTGTTCCGCAACCCGAAAACAAGCGAAACAGCAAAAGAACTGACAGCAAAATATATCTCAGCCATGAATGGTGGTGAAGAGTCCTCTTCTGAAGCCGCTTCCGAAGCTGTCACCGAAGAAATGACAGAAGCCATGACCGACTCCATGCCATTACGCGCACTGGTAAGCTTCGGCGGGTATTCCAGAGAAGAACTTACAAAAATTATTGAAAAATTAAATAAACTGGTATAATTTCACATAAGTGCCTCAAACAATGATGTAGATATCATAACAGAAAAACTGTTATATTACACTACGCCATATTTTGAGGCACTTACGCTCTATTTCCAATCCCTGAAGAAGCCATTCTACCTGTTGAAAAGTGATCTCTTTTACTTCATCTGGTGTCCTGGGCCATTGAAATTTCATATCATCCAGAAGTTTTTTGGTCGCAAGCACAAATCCATTATAATCATATCTCAGAACTTTTATGGAATCCTTCCGTCTGTTGCAAAAGATGAACACATAGCTGCTATTATACGGATCCAGTTTAAAATTTAGCGTGACCGTTGCAATCAGCCCTGAAATCTGCTTTCGAAAATCTGTAGATCTACAGGCAAGAAATATACGGGATGCTCCTTCAGCAAACCGCTTCATCACAATTTTTTCAATGTCTGCAAAAGTTTCAGAAGTGTACCTGGATTAAAGTT from Blautia sp. SC05B48 encodes:
- a CDS encoding glycoside hydrolase family 3 C-terminal domain-containing protein, whose amino-acid sequence is MKRDLKKIVSQMTLEEKAGMCSGLDFWHLKHVERLGIPEVMVSDGPHGLRKQDDKGDHLGMNDSIKAVCFPPAALSACSFDRKLMEEMGKTIGKEAQANDVSIVLGPAVNIKRSPLCGRNFEYYSEDPYLAGEIAAAFINGIQSQHVGTSIKHFAANNQEYHRMSNSSEADERTLREIYFPAFETAVKKAQPYTFMCSYNQINGTFASENKWLLTDVLRSDWGFKGYVMSDWGAVNDRVKGLEAGLDLEMPSSNGVNDSLIVQAVKDGSLKENILDEAVERILRIIFEYTDNRAPQDFTMEKDHEEARHIAEESMVLLKNDMQILPLKASEKVAFIGGFAKKPRFQGGGSSHINCFKITNALDSVPSDAQVTYAEGFPADKDLYDDALAAEAIKTAAAADKVVIFAGLPDSFESEGYDRSHMRLPKCQNRLIAEILKVQPNTVIVLHNGSPVEMPWLNDVKGLLEAYLGGQAGGTAVANILYGKVNPSGKLAETMPLKLSDNPSYLNFGGGEKVEYREGVFVGYRYYDTKEMDVAYPFGYGLSYTTFACSNLKISNENPTDKDTITISVDVTNTGNVAGKEVVQLYVKDCTHSAIRPEKELKGFEKVFLNPGETKTVTMELDKRSFAWYNTELHDWFAASGEYKLLVGTSSRDIHLESRIHLNSSQELPMHVHMNTTLGELFRNPKTSETAKELTAKYISAMNGGEESSSEAASEAVTEEMTEAMTDSMPLRALVSFGGYSREELTKIIEKLNKLV
- the tnpB gene encoding IS66 family insertion sequence element accessory protein TnpB (TnpB, as the term is used for proteins encoded by IS66 family insertion elements, is considered an accessory protein, since TnpC, encoded by a neighboring gene, is a DDE family transposase.) — its product is MKRFAEGASRIFLACRSTDFRKQISGLIATVTLNFKLDPYNSSYVFIFCNRRKDSIKVLRYDYNGFVLATKKLLDDMKFQWPRTPDEVKEITFQQVEWLLQGLEIERKCLKIWRSVI